The following are encoded together in the Pseudodesulfovibrio indicus genome:
- a CDS encoding ATP-binding protein, producing MLTNLQRVINEDISNRTNQLDVILEGITNAIHANATVITCHLTCLELPLLTNSTDEEFNPERKVDTIKVTDNGDGFTTENYQSFGIYRTDFKQNKFGCKGVGRLAFLKVYKEAKFESFVKSENKHKKFVFTVNFESEDIKSKTINVDESKTILELTTLKRNYHDPKKRIDRRIILNIDAIKDSILLNLTPTLFFYKDIGREINIDIVDTQTNDTVSITVDDIPNFNKRSFLVKSNQNEDFEFTLYYDINTECVGTNAYYCANMRTVCEFHDKDFKLSLPNKYSAFLLLSSNYFDEYVDNERNDFKIHPKTTDLYQKLSWDDINSELRNCLSTIIKQEIPNSDSTNKAKLAEIENERPYLLEYIDEDDINVLGFINKDSIIKKAKKRFESAKDKLIRHSGKKEYSEEDLQEAIQIAQNELVAYIHDRTMVIERLKAMFNKKEKNEKIIHNLFMERYTDDAEYSIGKNNLWLLDDRFISYSYAASDKRIHKILSKFDEKTNTKYDLDRPDIALFFSHNPNNKSALKAAVVEIKPFDYKNKPGRQKFAGLQQLLDNIEAFKEAEQIQEIWAFLITEIDEDLANRLTRDGYAELFSTDRPIYYRSFGNSSIYVVCVKTLIADAEARNKIFLNIINKNSRLKKILNPNQPPLHESRS from the coding sequence ATGCTTACCAACCTTCAGAGAGTCATCAATGAGGACATCAGCAATCGGACTAATCAACTTGATGTCATACTAGAAGGGATAACCAACGCCATACACGCTAATGCGACAGTAATAACTTGTCATCTAACTTGCTTAGAACTGCCATTATTAACAAATTCCACAGATGAGGAATTCAACCCCGAACGGAAAGTTGACACAATAAAGGTGACTGATAATGGAGATGGTTTCACTACAGAGAACTACCAATCTTTTGGTATATATAGAACCGATTTTAAGCAGAATAAATTTGGCTGTAAAGGGGTTGGGAGATTAGCTTTCTTAAAGGTTTACAAGGAAGCTAAGTTTGAAAGCTTCGTTAAAAGTGAAAACAAACACAAAAAATTTGTTTTTACTGTTAATTTTGAAAGTGAAGACATAAAATCCAAAACGATAAACGTTGATGAAAGTAAAACTATTTTAGAGCTTACAACGCTAAAAAGGAATTATCACGATCCCAAAAAGCGTATTGATAGAAGAATCATACTAAATATTGACGCTATAAAAGATAGTATTTTACTAAATCTTACCCCAACACTCTTCTTTTATAAGGACATTGGCAGAGAAATAAATATTGACATAGTTGATACGCAAACCAATGATACAGTAAGTATTACCGTCGACGACATCCCGAACTTCAATAAGCGCAGCTTTCTAGTTAAATCCAATCAAAATGAAGATTTTGAATTCACTCTATACTACGACATAAATACAGAATGCGTAGGTACAAATGCCTATTACTGCGCAAATATGCGTACCGTATGTGAATTTCACGATAAAGATTTCAAATTATCGCTACCGAACAAGTACTCTGCATTTTTATTACTATCCTCTAATTACTTCGACGAATATGTCGACAATGAAAGAAACGATTTTAAAATCCATCCGAAGACAACAGATTTATATCAGAAACTTTCTTGGGATGACATCAATTCTGAATTGCGCAACTGCTTATCAACAATAATAAAACAAGAAATTCCAAACTCAGACTCGACCAACAAAGCCAAACTTGCCGAGATAGAGAATGAGCGACCGTATTTACTAGAATATATCGATGAAGATGACATCAACGTTCTTGGATTCATAAATAAGGACAGCATAATTAAAAAAGCTAAAAAACGTTTTGAATCCGCAAAAGACAAACTAATACGACACTCTGGCAAAAAGGAGTACTCCGAAGAAGACCTACAAGAAGCAATACAAATTGCGCAAAATGAACTTGTTGCATACATCCACGATCGCACAATGGTGATTGAGAGATTAAAAGCAATGTTCAACAAGAAAGAAAAAAACGAAAAGATAATCCATAACCTGTTTATGGAAAGATACACAGACGACGCTGAGTACTCGATCGGAAAAAACAACCTATGGCTGTTAGACGACAGGTTCATTAGTTACAGTTACGCAGCAAGTGACAAAAGAATACATAAAATTTTGAGTAAATTTGATGAAAAGACAAATACAAAGTACGACTTAGACAGACCCGATATAGCTCTTTTCTTCTCACATAACCCTAACAATAAATCGGCATTAAAAGCGGCTGTCGTCGAGATTAAACCCTTTGACTATAAAAACAAACCAGGTCGCCAAAAATTTGCTGGCCTACAACAACTGTTAGACAACATTGAAGCTTTTAAAGAAGCTGAGCAAATTCAAGAGATTTGGGCTTTCCTCATAACGGAAATAGACGAGGACCTAGCTAACAGACTCACAAGAGACGGCTATGCTGAACTATTCTCAACCGACAGGCCGATCTATTACCGCTCTTTTGGCAATTCTTCCATCTACGTTGTGTGCGTAAAAACATTGATTGCCGACGCAGAAGCTCGCAACAAAATATTCCTCAATATCATAAATAAAAATAGCAGGCTTAAAAAAATCTTGAACCCAAACCAGCCCCCACTCCACGAGTCTAGAAGCTGA